Proteins encoded within one genomic window of Numida meleagris isolate 19003 breed g44 Domestic line unplaced genomic scaffold, NumMel1.0 unplaced_Scaffold202, whole genome shotgun sequence:
- the PDIA4 gene encoding protein disulfide-isomerase A4 isoform X1, with amino-acid sequence MGRRHLRAGAWLYPEASVNRRASSRGGSEQSGAALLCFACGAMRQRGLWVLLLLGMAQLAVLVAQEDGRESVIQEVDDDDDDEDDDDDDDSEVKEENGVLVLNDANFDTFTADKDTVLLEFYAPWCGHCKQFAPEYEKVAKTLKENDPPIPVAKVDATAATSLASRFDVSGYPTIKILKKGQPIDYDGSRTEDAIVAKVKEISDPNWTPPPEATLVLTQDNFDDVVKDADIILVEFYAPWCGHCKRLAPEYEKAAQELSKHTPPIPLAKVDATAETELAKKFDVTGYPTLKIFRKGKPYDYSGPREKYGIVDYMIEQAGPPSKQIQATKQVQEFLKDGDDVIIIGVFSGETDEAYQLYQEAANSLREDYKFHHTFSNEIAKLLKVSPGKLVVMQPEKFQSKHEPKIYVLDLKVSKNMQDSTDESEIKEHVVKHALPLVGHRKPSNDAKRYAKRPLVVVYYTVDFSFDYRVATQYWRGKVLEVAKDFPEYVFAVSDEEDYSSEIKDLGLLESGEDVNVAILDEGGKKYAMEPEEFDSDALRQFVLAFKKGKLKPIVKSQPVPKNNKGPVKVIVGKTFDTIVMDPKNDVLIEFYAPWCGHCKKLEPVYTELGKKYKNEKNLVIAKMDATANDVTNDHYKVEGFPTIYFAPRDKKNNPIKFEGGDRDLEHLSKFIEEHATKLSRTKEEL; translated from the exons ATGGGGAGGAGGCACCTCAGAGCAGGCGCTTGGCTTTACCCTGAGGCTTCGGTGAATCGGCGTGCGTCGAGTCGTGGGGGGTCGGAGCAGAGTGGAGCTGCGTTGCTTTGCTTTGCGTGTGGCGCGATGAGGCAACGCGGAttgtgggtgctgctgctgctggggatggcTCAGCTAGCCGTGCTGGTGGCGCAGGAGGACGGCAGAG AATCTGTTATACAAGAagttgatgatgatgatgatgatgaagatgatgatgatgatgatgattctgaagttaaagaagaaaatggtgtGTTAGTCTTGAATGATGCAAACTTTGACACCTTTACTGCAGACAAGGACACTGTGCTCCTGGAGTTCTATGCGCCATG GTGTGGGCATTGCAAGCAGTTTGCTCCTGAGTATGAAAAGGTAGCCAAAACCCTGAAGGAAAATGACCCTCCTATTCCAGTTGCCAAAGTTGATGCTACTGCAGCCACTTCACTAGCAAGTCGTTTTGATGTCAGTGGTTACCCAACCattaaaatcctgaaaaaagGCCAGCCTATTGACTATGATGGTTCTCGAACAGAAGACG CAATTGTAGCCAAAGTCAAGGAGATTTCTGACCCCAATTGGACCCCTCCACCGGAAGCTACTCTGGTATTGACCCAGGATAATTTTGACGATGTTGTGAAAGATGCTGACATAATTCTGGTGGAATTCTATGCTCCATG GTGTGGACACTGCAAAAGGCTTGCTCCAGAATATGAGAAAGCTGCCCAGGAACTCAGCAAGCACACACCTCCCATTCCCCTGGCTAAAGTTgatgccactgctgaaactgaGCTTGCAAAGAAGTTTGATGTTACTGGCTACCCAACTCTGAAAATCTTTCGCAAAGGCAAACCTTATGACTACAGTGGTCCACGAGAGAAATATG GTATTGTTGACTACATGATTGAACAGGCTGGTCCTCCATCTAAACAGATTCAGGCTACAAAGCAGGTACAGGAATTTCTGAAGGATGGGGATGATGTCATCATCATTGGTGTTTTTAGTGGAGAAACCGATGAAGCCTATCAGCTCTATCAGGAAGCAG CTAACAGTTTAAGAGAAGATTACAAGTTCCATCACACCTTCAGCAATGAGATTGCAAAACTATTGAAAGTATCTCCTGGAAAACTGGTTGTCATGCAGCCGGAAAAATTTCAGTCAAAGCATGAGCCCAAGATATATGTTTTGGATCTTAAAGTGAGTAAGAATATG caggattCTACAGATGAATCAGAAATCAAAGAGCATGTAGTGAAACATGCTTTGCCTCTAGTTGGTCATCGCAAACCTTCCAATGATGCTAAAAGATACGCTAAGCGTCCTCTAGTGGTTGTCTATTATACTGTAGACTTTAGTTTTGACTATCGTGTTG CTACCCAGTACTGGAGAGGCAAAGTCCTAGAAGTAGCCAAGGACTTCCCTGAATAtgtgtttgctgtttctgatgAGGAAGattattcttctgaaataaaagatcTAGGTCTGCTTGAGAGTGGAGAGGATGTAAATGTTGCCATTCTGGATGAAGGTGGCAAGAAATATGCCATGGAGCCAGAAGAGTTTGACTCCGATGCCCTCAGGCAGTTTGTGCTGGCATTCAAAAAAG GAAAACTGAAGCCTATTGTGAAGTCACAGCCAGTgccaaaaaataacaaagggCCTGTGAAAGTGATAGTGGGTAAAACTTTTGATACCATAGTAATGGATCCAAAGAATGATGTTCTCATAGAGTTCTACGCCCCATGGTGTGGACACTGCAAGAAACTAGAACCAGTGTATACTGAGCTAGGCAAAAAAtacaagaatgagaaaaatctaGTAATAGCCAAGATGGATGCTACTGCCAACGATGTGACAAATGACCACTACAAAGTGGAAGGATTCCCTACCATCTACTTTGCTCCAAGGGACAAGAAGAACAATCCTATTAAATTTGAAGGTGGTGACAGAGATTTAGAGCATTTGAGTAAATTTATAGAGGAGCATGCAACAAAACTCTCTAGAACAAAAGAAGAGCTTTAG
- the PDIA4 gene encoding protein disulfide-isomerase A4 isoform X3, whose product MGRRHLRAGAWLYPEASVNRRASSRGGSEQSGAALLCFACGAMRQRGLWVLLLLGMAQLAVLVAQEDGRESVIQEVDDDDDDEDDDDDDDSEVKEENGVLVLNDANFDTFTADKDTVLLEFYAPWCGHCKQFAPEYEKVAKTLKENDPPIPVAKVDATAATSLASRFDVSGYPTIKILKKGQPIDYDGSRTEDAIVAKVKEISDPNWTPPPEATLVLTQDNFDDVVKDADIILVEFYAPWCGHCKRLAPEYEKAAQELSKHTPPIPLAKVDATAETELAKKFDVTGYPTLKIFRKGKPYDYSGPREKYGIVDYMIEQAGPPSKQIQATKQVQEFLKDGDDVIIIGVFSGETDEAYQLYQEAANSLREDYKFHHTFSNEIAKLLKVSPGKLVVMQPEKFQSKHEPKIYVLDLKDSTDESEIKEHVVKHALPLVGHRKPSNDAKRYAKRPLVVVYYTVDFSFDYRVATQYWRGKVLEVAKDFPEYVFAVSDEEDYSSEIKDLGLLESGEDVNVAILDEGGKKYAMEPEEFDSDALRQFVLAFKKGKLKPIVKSQPVPKNNKGPVKVIVGKTFDTIVMDPKNDVLIEFYAPWCGHCKKLEPVYTELGKKYKNEKNLVIAKMDATANDVTNDHYKVEGFPTIYFAPRDKKNNPIKFEGGDRDLEHLSKFIEEHATKLSRTKEEL is encoded by the exons ATGGGGAGGAGGCACCTCAGAGCAGGCGCTTGGCTTTACCCTGAGGCTTCGGTGAATCGGCGTGCGTCGAGTCGTGGGGGGTCGGAGCAGAGTGGAGCTGCGTTGCTTTGCTTTGCGTGTGGCGCGATGAGGCAACGCGGAttgtgggtgctgctgctgctggggatggcTCAGCTAGCCGTGCTGGTGGCGCAGGAGGACGGCAGAG AATCTGTTATACAAGAagttgatgatgatgatgatgatgaagatgatgatgatgatgatgattctgaagttaaagaagaaaatggtgtGTTAGTCTTGAATGATGCAAACTTTGACACCTTTACTGCAGACAAGGACACTGTGCTCCTGGAGTTCTATGCGCCATG GTGTGGGCATTGCAAGCAGTTTGCTCCTGAGTATGAAAAGGTAGCCAAAACCCTGAAGGAAAATGACCCTCCTATTCCAGTTGCCAAAGTTGATGCTACTGCAGCCACTTCACTAGCAAGTCGTTTTGATGTCAGTGGTTACCCAACCattaaaatcctgaaaaaagGCCAGCCTATTGACTATGATGGTTCTCGAACAGAAGACG CAATTGTAGCCAAAGTCAAGGAGATTTCTGACCCCAATTGGACCCCTCCACCGGAAGCTACTCTGGTATTGACCCAGGATAATTTTGACGATGTTGTGAAAGATGCTGACATAATTCTGGTGGAATTCTATGCTCCATG GTGTGGACACTGCAAAAGGCTTGCTCCAGAATATGAGAAAGCTGCCCAGGAACTCAGCAAGCACACACCTCCCATTCCCCTGGCTAAAGTTgatgccactgctgaaactgaGCTTGCAAAGAAGTTTGATGTTACTGGCTACCCAACTCTGAAAATCTTTCGCAAAGGCAAACCTTATGACTACAGTGGTCCACGAGAGAAATATG GTATTGTTGACTACATGATTGAACAGGCTGGTCCTCCATCTAAACAGATTCAGGCTACAAAGCAGGTACAGGAATTTCTGAAGGATGGGGATGATGTCATCATCATTGGTGTTTTTAGTGGAGAAACCGATGAAGCCTATCAGCTCTATCAGGAAGCAG CTAACAGTTTAAGAGAAGATTACAAGTTCCATCACACCTTCAGCAATGAGATTGCAAAACTATTGAAAGTATCTCCTGGAAAACTGGTTGTCATGCAGCCGGAAAAATTTCAGTCAAAGCATGAGCCCAAGATATATGTTTTGGATCTTAAA gattCTACAGATGAATCAGAAATCAAAGAGCATGTAGTGAAACATGCTTTGCCTCTAGTTGGTCATCGCAAACCTTCCAATGATGCTAAAAGATACGCTAAGCGTCCTCTAGTGGTTGTCTATTATACTGTAGACTTTAGTTTTGACTATCGTGTTG CTACCCAGTACTGGAGAGGCAAAGTCCTAGAAGTAGCCAAGGACTTCCCTGAATAtgtgtttgctgtttctgatgAGGAAGattattcttctgaaataaaagatcTAGGTCTGCTTGAGAGTGGAGAGGATGTAAATGTTGCCATTCTGGATGAAGGTGGCAAGAAATATGCCATGGAGCCAGAAGAGTTTGACTCCGATGCCCTCAGGCAGTTTGTGCTGGCATTCAAAAAAG GAAAACTGAAGCCTATTGTGAAGTCACAGCCAGTgccaaaaaataacaaagggCCTGTGAAAGTGATAGTGGGTAAAACTTTTGATACCATAGTAATGGATCCAAAGAATGATGTTCTCATAGAGTTCTACGCCCCATGGTGTGGACACTGCAAGAAACTAGAACCAGTGTATACTGAGCTAGGCAAAAAAtacaagaatgagaaaaatctaGTAATAGCCAAGATGGATGCTACTGCCAACGATGTGACAAATGACCACTACAAAGTGGAAGGATTCCCTACCATCTACTTTGCTCCAAGGGACAAGAAGAACAATCCTATTAAATTTGAAGGTGGTGACAGAGATTTAGAGCATTTGAGTAAATTTATAGAGGAGCATGCAACAAAACTCTCTAGAACAAAAGAAGAGCTTTAG
- the PDIA4 gene encoding protein disulfide-isomerase A4 isoform X2 encodes MGRRHLRAGAWLYPEASVNRRASSRGGSEQSGAALLCFACGAMRQRGLWVLLLLGMAQLAVLVAQEDGRESVIQEVDDDDDDEDDDDDDDSEVKEENGVLVLNDANFDTFTADKDTVLLEFYAPWCGHCKQFAPEYEKVAKTLKENDPPIPVAKVDATAATSLASRFDVSGYPTIKILKKGQPIDYDGSRTEDAIVAKVKEISDPNWTPPPEATLVLTQDNFDDVVKDADIILVEFYAPWCGHCKRLAPEYEKAAQELSKHTPPIPLAKVDATAETELAKKFDVTGYPTLKIFRKGKPYDYSGPREKYGIVDYMIEQAGPPSKQIQATKQVQEFLKDGDDVIIIGVFSGETDEAYQLYQEAANSLREDYKFHHTFSNEIAKLLKVSPGKLVVMQPEKFQSKHEPKIYVLDLKQDSTDESEIKEHVVKHALPLVGHRKPSNDAKRYAKRPLVVVYYTVDFSFDYRVATQYWRGKVLEVAKDFPEYVFAVSDEEDYSSEIKDLGLLESGEDVNVAILDEGGKKYAMEPEEFDSDALRQFVLAFKKGKLKPIVKSQPVPKNNKGPVKVIVGKTFDTIVMDPKNDVLIEFYAPWCGHCKKLEPVYTELGKKYKNEKNLVIAKMDATANDVTNDHYKVEGFPTIYFAPRDKKNNPIKFEGGDRDLEHLSKFIEEHATKLSRTKEEL; translated from the exons ATGGGGAGGAGGCACCTCAGAGCAGGCGCTTGGCTTTACCCTGAGGCTTCGGTGAATCGGCGTGCGTCGAGTCGTGGGGGGTCGGAGCAGAGTGGAGCTGCGTTGCTTTGCTTTGCGTGTGGCGCGATGAGGCAACGCGGAttgtgggtgctgctgctgctggggatggcTCAGCTAGCCGTGCTGGTGGCGCAGGAGGACGGCAGAG AATCTGTTATACAAGAagttgatgatgatgatgatgatgaagatgatgatgatgatgatgattctgaagttaaagaagaaaatggtgtGTTAGTCTTGAATGATGCAAACTTTGACACCTTTACTGCAGACAAGGACACTGTGCTCCTGGAGTTCTATGCGCCATG GTGTGGGCATTGCAAGCAGTTTGCTCCTGAGTATGAAAAGGTAGCCAAAACCCTGAAGGAAAATGACCCTCCTATTCCAGTTGCCAAAGTTGATGCTACTGCAGCCACTTCACTAGCAAGTCGTTTTGATGTCAGTGGTTACCCAACCattaaaatcctgaaaaaagGCCAGCCTATTGACTATGATGGTTCTCGAACAGAAGACG CAATTGTAGCCAAAGTCAAGGAGATTTCTGACCCCAATTGGACCCCTCCACCGGAAGCTACTCTGGTATTGACCCAGGATAATTTTGACGATGTTGTGAAAGATGCTGACATAATTCTGGTGGAATTCTATGCTCCATG GTGTGGACACTGCAAAAGGCTTGCTCCAGAATATGAGAAAGCTGCCCAGGAACTCAGCAAGCACACACCTCCCATTCCCCTGGCTAAAGTTgatgccactgctgaaactgaGCTTGCAAAGAAGTTTGATGTTACTGGCTACCCAACTCTGAAAATCTTTCGCAAAGGCAAACCTTATGACTACAGTGGTCCACGAGAGAAATATG GTATTGTTGACTACATGATTGAACAGGCTGGTCCTCCATCTAAACAGATTCAGGCTACAAAGCAGGTACAGGAATTTCTGAAGGATGGGGATGATGTCATCATCATTGGTGTTTTTAGTGGAGAAACCGATGAAGCCTATCAGCTCTATCAGGAAGCAG CTAACAGTTTAAGAGAAGATTACAAGTTCCATCACACCTTCAGCAATGAGATTGCAAAACTATTGAAAGTATCTCCTGGAAAACTGGTTGTCATGCAGCCGGAAAAATTTCAGTCAAAGCATGAGCCCAAGATATATGTTTTGGATCTTAAA caggattCTACAGATGAATCAGAAATCAAAGAGCATGTAGTGAAACATGCTTTGCCTCTAGTTGGTCATCGCAAACCTTCCAATGATGCTAAAAGATACGCTAAGCGTCCTCTAGTGGTTGTCTATTATACTGTAGACTTTAGTTTTGACTATCGTGTTG CTACCCAGTACTGGAGAGGCAAAGTCCTAGAAGTAGCCAAGGACTTCCCTGAATAtgtgtttgctgtttctgatgAGGAAGattattcttctgaaataaaagatcTAGGTCTGCTTGAGAGTGGAGAGGATGTAAATGTTGCCATTCTGGATGAAGGTGGCAAGAAATATGCCATGGAGCCAGAAGAGTTTGACTCCGATGCCCTCAGGCAGTTTGTGCTGGCATTCAAAAAAG GAAAACTGAAGCCTATTGTGAAGTCACAGCCAGTgccaaaaaataacaaagggCCTGTGAAAGTGATAGTGGGTAAAACTTTTGATACCATAGTAATGGATCCAAAGAATGATGTTCTCATAGAGTTCTACGCCCCATGGTGTGGACACTGCAAGAAACTAGAACCAGTGTATACTGAGCTAGGCAAAAAAtacaagaatgagaaaaatctaGTAATAGCCAAGATGGATGCTACTGCCAACGATGTGACAAATGACCACTACAAAGTGGAAGGATTCCCTACCATCTACTTTGCTCCAAGGGACAAGAAGAACAATCCTATTAAATTTGAAGGTGGTGACAGAGATTTAGAGCATTTGAGTAAATTTATAGAGGAGCATGCAACAAAACTCTCTAGAACAAAAGAAGAGCTTTAG